One part of the Prunus persica cultivar Lovell chromosome G5, Prunus_persica_NCBIv2, whole genome shotgun sequence genome encodes these proteins:
- the LOC18776825 gene encoding anthocyanidin reductase ((2S)-flavan-3-ol-forming), whose amino-acid sequence MFPKSKATMEKNKISRVCVTGAAGFIGYSLVKKLLEQGHTVHATLRNLDDASKVGLLKSLPNADSKLLLFQADIYDPNEFQPAIQGCEFVFHVATPKQHVNQSSQYKDTVEAAVAGVRTIAESCISSQTVKRLIYTASMLAVSPRRDDGVGFKPCLDESCWTPLDVSFTYATDFSMGYIISKTLAERAVLSYNDIDNGKLEVVTLPCGLVGGETLLSYLATSVGVLISQLTGDSFGYNGLKLMQEVNGSVPLVHIEDVCQAHIFCMEQPSMRGRFCCAVASPNINEIASYFQENYSEHKIAKEFTESIERLEEGSKCDFSKLMKMGFEYRYSMKNILDDSATSGRRLTRSSFSQLI is encoded by the exons ATGTTTCCCAAATCAAAGGCAACAATGgagaagaacaaaatttctAGAGTTTGTGTAACAGGGGCTGCTGGATTCATTGGCTATTCGCTTGTTAAAAAACTCCTAGAGCAGGGCCATACTGTCCATGCCACTCTGAGGAACTTAg ATGATGCATCCAAAGTAGGCCTTCTCAAGTCCCTCCCTAATGCAGACAGCAAATTGTTGCTGTTCCAAGCTGACATATATGACCCCAATGAGTTTCAACCCGCCATCCAAGGGTGTGAGTTTGTCTTTCATGTGGCCACTCCAAAGCAGCATGTCAACCAAAGCTCTCAG TACAAGGACACAGTTGAAGCTGCTGTTGCTGGGGTTAGGACCATTGCTGAATCTTGCATTAGCTCACAGACCGTTAAGCGACTCATCTACACTGCAAGCATGCTAGCTGTGTCACCGAGGAGAGACGACGGGGTTGGATTCAAACCCTGCCTTGATGAATCATGTTGGACACCTCTTGATGTCTCATTTACTTATGCCACTGATTTTTCAATG GGGTATATCATATCAAAGACATTAGCAGAGAGAGCAGTGCTGAGCTATAATGACATTGATAATGGTAAACTGGAAGTGGTAACGCTTCCTTGTGGCTTGGTGGGAGGAGAAACTCTTCTGTCATATTTGGCTACTAGTGTGGGAGTACTTATATCACAACTTACTGGGGACTCTTTTGGTTACAATGGATTAAAATTGATGCAAGAAGTTAACGGTTCGGTTCCTCTTGTACACATTGAAGATGTCTGCCAAGCACATATCTTCTGCATGGAACAACCATCCATGAGAGGTAGATTCTGCTGTGCAGTTGCCAGTCCGAATATCAACGAAATTGCGAGCTACTTCCAAGAAAATTATTCAGAACACAAGATAGCAAAAGA ATTCACTGAAAGCATCGAAAGACTAGAAGAAGGAAGCAAATGTGACTTCAGTAAGCTGATgaagatgggttttgagtacaGGTATAGCATGAAGAATATACTAGATGACAGTGCAACAAGTGGAAGGAGGTTAACTAGGAGCTCTTTTTCTCAACTTATTTAA
- the LOC109949080 gene encoding putative receptor protein kinase ZmPK1, with protein MAYHQTASSPKFPCFLILLVITVFCCCFATAKTQKSLKRGSSFSVEDDSGFLTSPHKSFTCGFYGVGTNAYWFSIWFTNSENKTLVWMANRDRPVNALGSRVSLSRDGTMILTDVDGKIVWDSSTNSTPTGAERAELLNSGNLVLKNPLGKILWQSFDFPTDTLLPNQPFTKTMKLTSSLGRGNFGTGYFSFYFDNDNVLRLIYDGPDISSVYWPGPGLSVYQNGRTDYNSSRIAVFDEMGNFVSSDDLIFSASDMGARVKRRLTTDYDGNLRLYSLNSTGSWVITWEALAQQCRVHGICGRNGICVYTPELKCSCLPGYEAVDTSNWNKGCKPKFKPTCSQSQRVKFKQIQYVDFYGFDLNYSESTSIQNCTKLCVEDCRCEAFVYRGQKCYTKGALFSGLRSPTIEGSLYLRLPEPLSMETSPAANLTVFNSCRTNAVKIGTSSMYDNPSKTVRWVYLYSFAAAIGAVEFLFILSGWWFFFRRSQGMSAPLVDKYRLISSNFRMYLYAELKKATRNFKEELGRGGSGTVYKGVLADERVIAVKALADIYQAEEVFWAEVSTIEKINHMNLVRTWGFCSEGKHRLLISEYVENGSLDKHLFPPNFLGWKERFKVAIGIAKGLAYLHHECLEWVIHCDVKPENILLDSNFEPKIADFGLAKLFQRGGLNAVSSHIRGTKGYMAPEWALNLSITAKVDVYSYGVVLLEIVKGIRLSNRVVDTAEEEEAEMKRFVRIARRKIQCGEDEWIEDMLDPRLEGQFGRNQAAKMVEVGISCVEEDRNKRPTMDSVVQMLLECEEESNIQ; from the coding sequence ATGGCATACCACCAAACCGCGTCATCTCCAAAATTTCCCTGCTTTCTTATTCTTCTAGTCATCactgtattttgttgttgttttgcaaCAGCAAAAACCCAGAAGAGTTTAAAAAGAGGCTCTTCTTTTTCAGTTGAAGATGATTCTGGTTTCCTAACTTCCCCACATAAGTCTTTTACATGTGGGTTCTATGGGGTGGGCACAAATGCCTACTGGTTCTCCATTTGGTTCACAAATTCCGAGAACAAGACCCTTGTTTGGATGGCTAACAGAGACAGACCAGTCAATGCTTTGGGGTCCAGAGTTTCACTGAGTCGAGATGGCACCATGATCTTGACTGATGTGGACGGCAAAATTGTCTGGGATAGCAGCACCAACTCAACTCCCACTGGTGCTGAAAGGGCGGAGCTTTTGAATTCTGGCAACCTTGTTTTGAAAAACCCACTAGGTAAAATTCTCTGGCAAAGCTTTGATTTTCCCACTGATACTCTCCTCCCAAATCAACCCTTTACAAAGACCATGAAGCTGACATCTAGTTTGGGAAGAGGCAACTTTGGTACTGGATATTTTAGTTTCTATTTTGATAATGACAATGTTTTGAGGTTGATTTATGATGGTCCTGACATATCAAGTGTGTATTGGCCTGGGCCTGGTTTGAGTGTATATCAGAATGGTAGAACAGACTACAATAGTAGTAGAATTGCTGTTTTTGATGAAATGGGCAATTTTGTATCCAGTGATGACTTGATATTCAGTGCTTCTGACATGGGTGCAAGGGTGAAACGAAGGTTGACAACGGATTATGATGGAAACCTGAGACTTTATAGTCTAAACTCGACAGGATCATGGGTGATCACCTGGGAAGCTCTAGCACAGCAGTGCAGGGTGCATGGGATCTGTGGGAGAAATGGGATTTGTGTTTATACACCAGAGCTTAAGTGCTCGTGCCTTCCTGGCTATGAGGCAGTGGATACAAGTAACTGGAACAAGGGTTGCAAGCCTAAGTTCAAGCCTACATGCTCTCAGTCCCAGAGAGTGAAATTCAAGCAGATTCAGTACGTAGATTTCTATGGATTTGATCTCAATTACAGTGAATCCACTTCCATTCAGAATTGCACAAAACTCTGTGTCGAGGATTGCCGTTGTGAAGCATTTGTCTATAGGGGACAGAAGTGTTACACAAAAGGTGCTCTCTTCAGTGGGCTCAGGTCTCCAACTATCGAGGGCAGTCTATACTTAAGGCTGCCTGAGCCTCTGAGTATGGAAACCTCACCAGCGGCCAATCTCACTGTATTTAATTCATGCAGGACTAATGCTGTTAAAATAGGTACTTCTTCAATGTATGACAATCCCAGTAAAACGGTGAGATGGGTATATCTGTATTCTTTTGCTGCTGCAATCGGTGCTGTTGAATTTCTCTTCATATTATCAGGTTGGTGGTTCTTTTTCAGAAGATCACAAGGTATGTCAGCTCCCTTGGTAGATAAATATCGCTTGATTTCAAGTAACTTTAGAATGTATCTCTATGCTGAGCTGAAGAAAGCAACCAGAAACTTCAAGGAAGAACTGGGAAGAGGGGGTTCTGGGACTGTATATAAGGGTGTTTTGGCCGATGAAAGAGTGATAGCTGTCAAGGCATTGGCAGATATTTATCAAGCGGAAGAAGTATTTTGGGCAGAAGTCAGCacaattgaaaaaatcaatcaCATGAACCTAGTGAGAACTTGGGGATTCTGTTCTGAAGGTAAACACAGACTTCTAATCTCTGaatatgttgaaaatggatCCTTGGATAAGCACTTGTTTCCCCCAAATTTTCTTGGATGGAAAGAGAGGTTCAAAGTTGCAATCGGGATAGCTAAAGGTTTAGCCTATCTTCACCATGAGTGTCTAGAATGGGTTATCCATTGTGATGTGAAGCCTGAAAATATACTCCTAGACAGTAATTTTGAACCAAAGATTGCAGATTTCGGGCTGGCAAAGTTATTCCAGAGAGGCGGCCTCAATGCAGTGTCCTCTCACATTCGAGGAACAAAAGGGTATATGGCCCCGGAGTGGGCTCTGAACCTTTCAATCACTGCAAAAGTGGATGTTTACAGTTATGGTGTAGTGCTTCTAGAGATAGTGAAGGGCATTCGACTTTCAAATCGGGTGGTGGATACTGCtgaggaggaagaagcagAGATGAAGAGGTTTGTCAGGATAGCCAGAAGGAAAATTCAATGTGGGGAAGATGAATGGATAGAGGATATGTTGGATCCAAGATTGGAAGGGCAGTTCGGCAGGAACCAAGCAGCAAAGATGGTTGAGGTTGGTATTTCCTGTGTAGAGGAAGATAGGAACAAAAGACCAACAATGGATTCAGTAGTGCAAATGTTGCTAGAATGTGAAGAGGAATCCAACATTCAGTAG
- the LOC18777484 gene encoding uncharacterized protein LOC18777484, protein MTIACIQSLCKAPTFLLPSTFLGSSYFLQSPQANPFSRNRDSKYYIDRTIDNKKTRGGIVCGVLFPVDPWAPSIDSQSIASQLFAASLFPYLGFLYFITKSKSAPKLTLFGFYFLLAFVGATIPAGIYAKVKYGTSLANVDWLHGEAEALLTLTNIFIVLGLRRALRKAEDAKARTSTPISGLKEEKKTSV, encoded by the exons ATGACTATTGCTTGTATTCAATCTCTTTGTAAAGCCCCCACCTTTCTTCTCCCTTCAACTTTTCTGGGTTCCTCTTATTTCTTGCAGAGTCCACAAGCAAACCCATTTTCAAGAAACAGAGACTCCAAGTATTACATAGACAGAACGATtgacaataaaaaaacaagaggtGGGATTGTCTGTGGGGTGCTTTTCCCAGTTGATCCATGGGCACCCAGCATTGATTCACAGAGCATAGCTTCACAGCTCTTTGCAGCCTCCTTGTTTCCCTACCTTGGTTTCTTGTACTTCATCACCAAATCAAAGTCTGCCCCAAAGCTCACCCTTTTTGGGTTCTACTTCTTGCTAGCTTTTGTGGGGGCCACCA TCCCTGCTGGAATTTATG CAAAGGTGAAATATGGCACTTCATTGGCGAATGTCGATTGGTTACATGGTGAGGCTGAGGCACTTCTCACTCTAACCAACATATTCATTGTGTTGGGGTTGAGAAGAGCCCTCAGAAAAGCTGAAGATGCAAAAGCAAGAACATCAACTCCTATATCAGGGTtgaaggaggagaagaaaacttcTGTTTAG
- the LOC18776484 gene encoding probable WRKY transcription factor 53 — translation MDSSKSWEHKSLLTEIIEGMELAKQLRLSLSAASSSDTRQFLVQRILSSYEKALLILNFSGPAQSTAGAIASVPESLVSAYAGPCFDDYNKSPKDHQDLTDVSKKRKIMAKWTDHVMRVSSENGIEGPHEDGHSWRKYGQKDILGAKHPRSYYRCTYRNTQSCYATKQVQRSDEDPTIFEITYKGKHTCSHGSNSVLPPPSPEQQEQKRNKQNNTSHQQQSQGIQMSFPTNLRVDTKFLEDRENMASPFSFTSTSFGCMMPDDAFLSSMLDDNNTFFDNFNHSLLSPAAGESNYYLMPPSQMRNIAGNEQLSECGLTEIISANNSSTNSPIPEMDFPLEPVEIEPNFPFDTTGIFS, via the exons ATGGATTCTAGTAAGAGCTGGGAGCACAAGTCACTGCTAACTGAGATCATTGAAGGGATGGAACTAGCAAAACAGTTGAGGCTAAGTCTAAGTGCAGCATCTTCATCAGACACCAGACAATTTTTAGTGCAGAGGATATTGTCCTCCTATGAGAAAGCCCTTTTGATACTGAACTTCAGTGGGCCGGCTCAAAGTACTGCGGGTGCAATAGCCAGTGTGCCGGAGTCTCTTGTGTCGGCTTACGCAGGTCCTTGTTTTGATGACTATAACAAGAGTCCCAAGGATCATCAGGACCTCACAGATGTCTCCAAGAAGAG AAAGATCATGGCCAAATGGACAGACCATGTAATGAGAGTTAGCTCTGAGAATGGGATTGAAGGACCTCATGAAGATGGCCATAgctggagaaaatatggacaGAAGGACATCCTTGGAGCCAAACATCCAAG AAGCTATTACAGATGCACCTACCGAAACACGCAAAGCTGTTATGCTACAAAGCAAGTGCAAAGATCAGATGAAGACCCCACGATATTCGAAATCACATACAAAGGAAAGCATACATGTTCTCATGGTAGCAATTCAGTTctaccaccaccatcaccagaACAGCAAGAACAAAAACGAAACAAGCAAAATAATACTTCTCACCAACAGCAGTCTCAAGGAATCCAAATGAGCTTTCCGACTAATCTGAGAGTTGATACCAAGTTCTTGGAAGACAGAGAGAACATGGCATCTCCATTCTCTTTCACTTCAACTTCATTTGGATGTATGATGCCTGATGATGCCTTTCTATCTTCAATGCTTGATGATAACAACACTTTCTTTGACAACTTCAATCATTCATTGCTATCTCCAGCCGCAGGCGAATCAAACTACTATTTGATGCCACCAAGCCAGATGAGAAACATTGCAGGAAACGAGCAACTTTCAGAATGTGGTCTTACTGAGATCATCTCAGCCAACAATTCGTCAACCAATTCTCCAATTCCAGAGATGGATTTTCCACTGGAGCCAGTGGAAATTGAGCCCAATTTCCCATTTGACACCACAGGAATTTTCTCATAA
- the LOC18776215 gene encoding cold-shock protein CS120, with the protein MASTQRHNKPAAKEGSLGHKVSEIAGFLKGGHHGEHNSSSSHTTSTQYVLATPATNGQHGLNQHHATGTKKRGERKNNKTGGSRNLLQKIKDGISGHSSSSSSSSSDSENEGYQKKN; encoded by the exons ATGGCCTCAACGCAACGCCACAACAAGCCAGCAGCCAAGGAGGGCTCATTGGGCCATAAGGTTTCTGAGATTGCTGGCTTTCTGAAAGGAGGTCACCATGGAGAacacaacagcagcagcagccacaCTACTAGCACCCAATATGTCTTAGCCACCCCAGCAACTAATGGGCAGCATGGGCTGAACCAGCACCATGCAACTGGAACCAAGAAGAGGGGTGAGCGCAAGAACAACAAGACAGGTGGCAGCCGAAATCTCCTTCAGAAGATCAAGGATGGAATTTCTGGCcatagcagcagcagcagcagcagcagcagcgaCAGTGAAAATGAAGGCTACCAAAAGAAG AACTAA
- the LOC18776609 gene encoding KAT8 regulatory NSL complex subunit 3: MASSPPSKRRRKDQSKDDANDMSATSSSTLEKLSPVVVFAHGAGAPSSSDWMIRWKDMLGKALHAVEVVTFDYPYISGGKRRAPPKAEKLVDFHADVVGKAVAKYPGHPLILAGKSMGSRVSCMVACKEGIRASAILCLGYPLKGINGAVRDEILLQLSVPIMLVQGSKDALCPLEKLEVTRKKMKCPSGLHVIDGGDHSFKIGKKHLQTTGLTQDEAEDLALQALASFLSGSLGER; the protein is encoded by the exons ATGGCTTCATCACCCCCTTCAAAACGCAGGCGTAAGGACCAGAGCAAAGACGATGCAAACGACATGTCAGCAACATCTTCATCCACACTGGAGAAATTATCCCCTGTGGTGGTCTTTGCTCATGGTGCTGGTGCTCCCTCTTCTTCTGACTGGATGATCAg GTGGAAGGATATGTTGGGAAAAGCACTACATGCTGTTGAAGTTGTTACCTTTGATTACCCAT ACATTTCGGGTGGGAAAAGGAGGGCCCCTCCGAAGGCTGAAAAGTTGGTCGACTTTCACGCCGATGTTGTCGGAAAGGCTGTTGCTAAATACCCGGGTCATCCGTTGATTTTGGCCGGGAAATCTATGGGTTCAAG GGTCAGCTGTATGGTAGCTTGCAAGGAAGGCATTCGTGCTTCAGCAATACTTTGCTTAGGATACCCGCTAAAG GGAATTAATGGAGCAGTGCGAGATGAAATACTTTTGCAACTTTCTGTTCCCATAATGCTAGTACag GGTAGTAAAGATGCGCTCTGTCCATTGGAAAAGCTAGAAGTTACACGCAAGAAGATGAAATGCCCTAGTGGTTTGCATGTGATTGATGGTGGTGACCACTCCTTCAAGATTGGAAAGAAGCATCTGCAAACCACTGGGTTAACGCAAGACGAAGCTGAAGATCTTGCTCTTCAGGCCCTAGCATCCTTTTTGTCAGGGTCTCTTGGAGAAAGGTGA